In one window of Kitasatospora sp. MMS16-BH015 DNA:
- a CDS encoding protein phosphatase 2C domain-containing protein: MTPRPGRIVAGVVVQGAAHLAGAQGCQDAFRAAASPDGATLVLAVADGAGSRERGALGAHLAVDTACRLLAADPPPPGAEAAEWTAWLDGRTDAVLAAHQRAVQALLAAERGDGGTAGGEPGDGGERDGKQGDGKAGARGGADALATTLAAAVIRPPWVGFLQVGDCFGTVLTCPQGKEGKEGEEGDQARLALPPQPTAFLSTPGVRERAVTLVLCEPRLTGVVLATDGCAPLVLDAPSVHGRPGADGPQPSPRFFGPLAARLRAGRGDATPLQALLLAPGAARSGDDLTVLCALSPGGAPWR; the protein is encoded by the coding sequence GTGACCCCCCGCCCTGGCCGGATCGTGGCCGGCGTGGTGGTCCAGGGCGCAGCCCACCTCGCCGGTGCCCAGGGCTGCCAGGACGCCTTCCGGGCGGCCGCCTCCCCCGACGGCGCCACCCTGGTGCTGGCCGTCGCCGACGGCGCGGGAAGCCGCGAACGCGGCGCGCTCGGTGCCCACTTGGCCGTGGACACGGCCTGCCGCCTGCTCGCGGCCGACCCGCCACCGCCCGGCGCGGAGGCCGCCGAGTGGACGGCCTGGCTCGACGGGCGGACCGACGCCGTACTGGCCGCCCACCAGCGGGCCGTGCAGGCGCTGCTGGCCGCCGAGCGGGGGGACGGCGGGACGGCAGGCGGCGAGCCGGGCGACGGCGGGGAGCGGGACGGCAAGCAGGGGGACGGCAAGGCGGGGGCGCGCGGCGGCGCGGACGCGCTGGCCACCACGCTGGCCGCCGCCGTGATCCGGCCGCCCTGGGTCGGGTTCCTCCAGGTGGGCGACTGCTTCGGCACGGTGCTGACCTGCCCGCAGGGCAAGGAAGGCAAGGAAGGCGAGGAGGGCGACCAGGCGCGGCTCGCGCTGCCGCCGCAGCCGACCGCCTTCCTCTCCACGCCCGGGGTCCGGGAGCGCGCCGTCACCCTGGTGCTGTGCGAACCGCGGCTGACCGGCGTGGTGCTGGCCACCGACGGGTGTGCGCCGCTGGTCCTCGACGCCCCGTCCGTCCACGGGCGGCCCGGTGCGGACGGACCGCAGCCCTCACCCCGGTTCTTCGGGCCACTGGCCGCCCGGCTGCGGGCCGGCCGGGGGGACGCCACCCCGCTCCAGGCGCTGCTGCTGGCTCCGGGCGCGGCCCGCAGCGGGGACGACCTCACCGTGCTCTGCGCGCTCTCCCCCGGCGGTGCGCCGTGGCGATGA
- a CDS encoding VWA domain-containing protein, with protein MTASLSLGFGQGYDERQPVIVLLDTSASMGRPADRPRIAELNRALADWFDSVRAQPRLRARVEVCLVTFDSEVRVFDPATRALVPRDRAAAATATSTGTGTGTGTAGELFAPIDGLQPPELAAGGCTNLLPAIRLALDLAADRHRALTAQGVPVQRPVIWLLTDGAPTDGAGTALSPADLAADAALLRRAEEERGCVFFVVGVQGADQALLEVLAPEATYLLDTLDFTRILDFLFQSVDRIDPRDSAGQTHRRVAAFARVQATLASLVEEEL; from the coding sequence GTGACCGCCTCCCTCTCGCTCGGCTTCGGCCAGGGGTACGACGAGCGCCAGCCGGTGATCGTGCTGCTGGACACCTCCGCCTCGATGGGCCGCCCCGCCGACCGGCCCCGGATCGCCGAGCTCAACCGGGCACTTGCCGACTGGTTCGACTCCGTCCGGGCCCAGCCCCGGCTGCGCGCCCGGGTGGAGGTCTGCCTGGTCACCTTCGACTCCGAGGTCCGGGTCTTCGATCCGGCCACCCGGGCCCTGGTGCCCCGGGACCGGGCCGCCGCCGCCACCGCCACCAGCACCGGCACCGGCACCGGCACCGGCACCGCCGGGGAGCTGTTCGCCCCGATCGACGGCCTGCAGCCACCCGAGCTCGCCGCCGGCGGCTGCACCAACCTGCTGCCCGCCATCCGGCTGGCCCTCGACCTGGCCGCCGACCGCCACCGGGCGCTCACCGCCCAGGGGGTGCCCGTGCAGCGGCCGGTGATCTGGCTGCTCACCGACGGGGCGCCCACCGACGGGGCGGGCACCGCCCTGAGCCCGGCCGACCTGGCCGCCGACGCCGCGCTCCTGCGGCGGGCCGAGGAGGAACGCGGCTGCGTCTTCTTCGTGGTCGGCGTCCAAGGGGCCGACCAGGCCCTGCTCGAGGTGCTCGCCCCGGAGGCCACGTACCTGCTGGACACCCTGGACTTCACCCGGATCCTCGACTTCCTCTTCCAGAGCGTCGACCGGATCGACCCGCGCGACTCGGCCGGGCAGACCCACCGGCGGGTGGCCGCCTTCGCCCGAGTCCAGGCCACCCTCGCCTCGCTCGTCGAGGAGGAGCTGTGA
- a CDS encoding AAA family ATPase, with the protein MTGQTPEPTEERTVARPGAPRWVISLSMELRRGRQVVLTGRVRDRWWWDGRPAPFRTVLASSLYASGFEVVAWWSPVDGLTFPLEDQLDWQHERFEELHRQTPERSARPRPAPTAPPATAAPPGAAPPPGAAAPPDSAGARGPSVTSRGARALAATGQVFRPGPVRQLNSVDDALAEAHRMAAHPGNAIAFVFEDLDHVLPLGDPKSAVGYLRLRAAMADAVTPAPDPRIAAPEQRPRNPVLAVTGDLARLPGWLHREEPRTVVLQVEAPDQAERRRWFRMIGPEFNGGALAKAAEFEPLVAATDGLTGWELDALARTSHLRKAPLREPGKLLERYRLNVTTDPWTQLDHRTIAAAAEKLGARVIGQRPAVDAVVGALQAAYIGIGFGSSGASRPRGAFFFVGPTGVGKTELAKSVAELIFGDPSAYARFDMSEYQQEHAAERLAGAPPGYLGHERGGELTRRVQERPFSVLLFDEIEKAHPAVLDKFLQILEDGRLTDGQGQTAHFSQSLIIFTSNTGADGLHELLAEYGDDLPYEVIQEHFTEAVERRFRAIGRPEIYGRLRPGVVVFDMLRTEHVVGIAERLIAQLADSVRERHRVGLLADRPALHRWITERMSDPEQRAYGGRQIRNEFEAVLHTVVQHLMDHRPQPGSRLLLDIDEQGTARVRPAPAEGGE; encoded by the coding sequence ATGACGGGCCAGACCCCGGAGCCCACCGAGGAGCGGACCGTCGCCCGGCCGGGGGCGCCGCGCTGGGTGATCTCGCTCTCGATGGAGCTGCGCCGGGGCCGCCAGGTGGTGCTCACCGGACGGGTGCGTGACCGCTGGTGGTGGGACGGGCGCCCGGCGCCGTTCCGCACCGTGCTGGCCTCCTCGCTCTACGCCAGCGGCTTCGAGGTGGTGGCCTGGTGGAGCCCGGTGGACGGACTGACCTTCCCGCTGGAGGACCAACTCGACTGGCAGCACGAGCGGTTCGAGGAGCTGCACCGGCAGACCCCGGAGCGCTCGGCCCGCCCCCGGCCGGCCCCCACCGCACCACCGGCCACCGCCGCTCCACCGGGCGCGGCCCCACCGCCGGGCGCGGCCGCACCGCCGGACTCCGCCGGGGCCCGGGGGCCGTCGGTCACCAGCCGGGGCGCCCGCGCCCTGGCGGCCACCGGGCAGGTCTTCCGGCCCGGCCCGGTACGGCAGTTGAACTCGGTGGACGACGCGCTCGCCGAGGCGCACCGGATGGCCGCCCACCCGGGCAACGCGATCGCCTTCGTCTTCGAGGACCTGGACCACGTGCTGCCGCTGGGCGACCCGAAGAGCGCGGTGGGCTACCTGCGGCTGCGCGCGGCGATGGCCGACGCGGTGACCCCGGCGCCGGATCCGCGGATCGCCGCCCCGGAGCAGCGCCCGCGCAATCCGGTGCTGGCCGTCACCGGTGACCTGGCCCGGCTGCCGGGTTGGCTGCACCGGGAGGAGCCGCGCACCGTGGTGCTGCAGGTGGAGGCACCCGACCAGGCCGAGCGGCGGCGCTGGTTCCGGATGATCGGCCCGGAGTTCAACGGCGGCGCGCTGGCCAAGGCGGCCGAGTTCGAGCCGCTGGTGGCCGCCACCGACGGGCTGACCGGCTGGGAGCTGGACGCGCTGGCGCGGACCTCGCACCTGCGCAAGGCCCCGCTGCGCGAGCCCGGCAAACTGCTCGAACGGTACCGGCTGAACGTCACCACCGACCCGTGGACCCAGCTCGACCACCGCACCATCGCGGCGGCGGCCGAGAAGCTCGGCGCTCGGGTGATCGGCCAACGGCCCGCCGTGGACGCGGTGGTGGGCGCGCTCCAGGCGGCGTACATCGGGATCGGCTTCGGCAGCTCGGGGGCCTCCCGGCCGCGCGGCGCGTTCTTCTTCGTCGGCCCGACCGGGGTGGGCAAGACCGAACTCGCCAAGTCCGTGGCCGAGTTGATCTTCGGCGACCCGAGCGCCTACGCCCGCTTCGACATGAGCGAGTACCAGCAGGAGCACGCCGCCGAACGGCTGGCCGGCGCCCCGCCGGGCTACCTCGGCCACGAGCGCGGCGGCGAACTGACCCGGCGGGTGCAGGAACGCCCGTTCAGCGTGCTGCTCTTCGACGAGATCGAGAAAGCCCACCCGGCCGTGCTGGACAAATTTCTCCAGATCCTGGAGGACGGCCGGCTCACCGACGGCCAGGGGCAGACCGCGCACTTCTCGCAGAGCCTGATCATCTTCACCTCCAACACCGGTGCCGACGGCCTGCACGAGCTGCTCGCCGAGTACGGCGACGACCTGCCCTACGAGGTGATCCAGGAGCACTTCACCGAGGCGGTGGAGCGCAGGTTCCGGGCGATCGGCCGGCCGGAGATCTACGGCCGGCTCCGGCCCGGTGTGGTGGTCTTCGACATGCTGCGCACCGAGCACGTGGTCGGCATCGCCGAGCGGCTGATCGCCCAACTCGCCGATTCCGTCCGCGAACGGCACCGGGTCGGGCTGCTCGCCGACCGGCCGGCCCTGCACCGGTGGATCACCGAGCGGATGTCCGATCCGGAGCAGCGGGCGTACGGCGGGCGGCAGATCCGCAACGAGTTCGAGGCCGTCCTGCACACCGTGGTGCAGCACCTGATGGACCACCGGCCGCAGCCCGGGAGCCGACTGCTGCTGGACATCGACGAGCAGGGCACGGCCCGGGTCCGCCCGGCGCCGGCCGAGGGCGGGGAGTGA
- a CDS encoding 4Fe-4S single cluster domain-containing protein has translation MTTELTSEGRLLAVARTLDRCAVLGPGQRAVIWVQGCPLRCGGCVAAETLPFAEPGTGRPVAELVDWLAGLPGIDGVTLSGGEPFAQAEALTELLDRLAERRPGLSTMAYSGFPLAALRRGSPAQLALLERLDLLVDGPYQAARHADLRWRGSSNQRIHALTPRHAEVLTEPDTSAGLQLSVGLDGSVSWAGVPAVPGFRAELERRLAAGGFELRPADPAPHPSGGTP, from the coding sequence ATGACGACGGAACTCACCTCGGAGGGACGGCTGTTGGCCGTCGCCCGGACGCTGGACCGGTGTGCGGTGCTCGGCCCCGGGCAGCGGGCGGTGATCTGGGTGCAGGGGTGCCCGCTGCGCTGCGGCGGGTGCGTGGCGGCCGAGACGCTGCCCTTCGCCGAGCCGGGGACGGGGCGGCCGGTCGCCGAACTGGTGGACTGGCTGGCCGGGTTGCCCGGGATCGACGGGGTGACGCTCTCCGGCGGGGAGCCGTTCGCCCAGGCCGAGGCGCTCACCGAACTGCTCGACCGGCTCGCCGAACGGCGGCCCGGACTCTCCACCATGGCGTACTCCGGCTTCCCACTGGCGGCGCTGCGCCGCGGCAGCCCGGCCCAACTGGCCCTGCTGGAGCGGCTCGACCTCCTGGTGGACGGTCCCTACCAGGCCGCCCGGCACGCCGACCTGCGCTGGCGCGGCTCCTCCAACCAACGGATCCACGCCCTGACCCCGCGGCACGCCGAGGTGCTGACCGAGCCGGACACCAGCGCCGGGCTGCAGCTCTCCGTCGGGCTCGACGGCTCCGTCTCCTGGGCCGGCGTACCGGCCGTACCCGGCTTCCGGGCCGAACTGGAACGCCGGCTGGCCGCCGGCGGCTTCGAACTCCGTCCTGCGGACCCAGCGCCGCACCCCTCGGGAGGTACCCCTTGA
- a CDS encoding RES family NAD+ phosphorylase translates to METLPAGTELWRCHATKYAGAEFNPVRADLHFGGSRFDGTSLDPYPYLYAAPDRVTALAEVLLRSIPFDGRTGTRLIPYARVAGRSLSALRTTRDLCLVRLVSEEDLARVCQDSWLLETEGPGYAQTRRWAGELRARVAEADGLLWQSRRHRPRTALVLFGDRCGREAVTDDPGSSLALDSPEGTAEANRLLAPLRAALVPPLGAEVAAP, encoded by the coding sequence ATGGAGACCCTGCCCGCCGGCACCGAGCTGTGGCGCTGCCACGCCACCAAGTACGCCGGGGCCGAGTTCAACCCCGTCCGGGCCGACCTGCACTTCGGCGGCAGCCGTTTCGACGGCACCAGCCTTGACCCGTACCCGTACCTGTACGCGGCGCCCGACCGCGTCACCGCGCTGGCCGAGGTGCTGCTCCGCTCGATCCCGTTCGACGGCCGCACCGGCACCCGGCTGATCCCGTACGCCCGGGTGGCCGGCCGCTCGCTGAGCGCGCTGCGCACCACCAGGGACCTGTGCCTGGTGCGGTTGGTCAGCGAGGAGGACCTGGCCCGGGTCTGCCAGGACTCCTGGCTGCTGGAGACCGAGGGCCCCGGCTACGCGCAGACCCGCCGCTGGGCCGGCGAGCTGCGGGCCCGGGTGGCCGAGGCGGACGGCCTGCTCTGGCAGTCGCGGCGGCACCGGCCGCGCACGGCGCTGGTGCTGTTCGGCGACCGGTGCGGCCGGGAGGCCGTGACGGACGACCCCGGCAGCTCCCTCGCGCTGGACTCCCCGGAGGGCACCGCCGAGGCCAACCGCCTGCTCGCCCCGCTGCGCGCGGCACTGGTGCCGCCGCTCGGTGCGGAGGTGGCCGCGCCGTGA
- a CDS encoding CHAT domain-containing protein — MDRPGEDGGLAGVRLWAAAVLERAEPLLPADASAPPRAQLNDPAARDAMIAELAELEALLPTGEPLRPLLAARLGGLLGWRHLERNGAGAGGWGSGDHLGPDRERAIVLLREARSARPALSGGKALSGWEAQRAGLALAVLLVPPQLTTARPTDFASYFGYRDVLASATAELTEVRSVLEELGELPWPPEQRRMVESLRTVLGLMTGGPSLGLDDLSGFVDALPPEFPHRAQLQALLGLLPPGLVESATPATVLGTAEDRAATAEADDRTTALLLGLTNLAAPGVLSPEQAEALASSVQGDRIHQPADPYAVATDAMAYAVLRVKDAFLAQDPERLADAIGQLARSGERVSPTDHVYPYLALIGPSLLSFSPMLRGNLRDQREAERQLEDLKAHVAERAGGADGPFRDLVQLAAILVQAQRLEQEEDATGLERCIADLLVLRERGLPDEARSTSALVLGQLYQALGRLRRDAMLTETGMNLIMSALDGMAPFAEALGLREALDTSATAIRAGLAEDPELLRPLLGRPPAEESAEASSHTARLRALARALQSAMTGESAELDAAIAEFGPIREQMRRDGPGFGDADLLWQLADLHRRRGRPELDDHALAAQAMVESFEALATGVLLEAEAEHRLLVAREGASRALQAAWWAGSQDQTERAITMLELGRSMVLQATAATAELPELLDRRGHPELAAALRRAGEAQAEPGPVPSRLRRQVLAALGYGAGLGPFAPAGLAELNAGLRPSEADALVYLLPGPGSSPGLALVLGPDLEPGVLALPLLAADRREPLERYLTVSAERSTLLAGADQAGLPAVQEAWEQALTDLTDWAYPAVVGPVLHGLAERLAANPSRHRDRPGGPRLVLVPCGHLGVVPWHAARLPAAAPHRYVCEIAVLSYAASGREFLRAAARERPAPGARTVLVADPGQSLLHAEHEVLALRAACYPAAELYGTYFELPDPPVGLGTPEELLALLPGAPAEPAVVPGAGSASAPVGVLHIASHGTAATQPTVSALHLAPPPGGPPEAGRLTVSRLLDRPTGPGAAAGPLVVLSACETDLSTRDHDEALTLATAFLAAGAKDVVGSRWTTRDSASALMMAVFHHHLTAHGRSPADALQAAQRWMLDPARTAPPGLDPQLLREVGRPHLDRLPLWAAFVHHGHPGATPGPEKEGA; from the coding sequence CCAGCTGAACGACCCGGCCGCCCGGGACGCGATGATCGCCGAACTGGCCGAGCTGGAAGCCCTGTTGCCGACCGGCGAACCGCTGCGCCCGCTGCTCGCCGCCCGCCTGGGCGGCCTGCTCGGCTGGCGCCATCTGGAGCGGAACGGCGCCGGCGCCGGCGGTTGGGGGTCGGGCGACCACCTCGGCCCCGACCGCGAGCGGGCGATCGTGCTGCTCCGCGAGGCCAGGTCCGCCCGGCCGGCGCTGTCGGGAGGGAAGGCGCTGTCGGGGTGGGAGGCGCAGCGGGCCGGGCTGGCCCTCGCCGTCCTGCTGGTGCCGCCGCAGCTGACCACGGCCCGGCCCACCGACTTCGCCTCGTACTTCGGGTACCGGGACGTGCTGGCCTCGGCCACCGCCGAGCTCACCGAAGTCCGTTCGGTGCTCGAGGAGTTGGGCGAGCTGCCCTGGCCGCCGGAGCAGCGGAGGATGGTGGAGTCGCTGCGCACCGTCCTCGGGCTGATGACCGGTGGGCCGTCGCTCGGCCTGGACGACCTCAGCGGGTTCGTCGACGCCCTGCCCCCGGAGTTCCCGCACCGGGCTCAGCTGCAGGCGCTGCTCGGCCTGCTGCCGCCCGGCCTGGTGGAGTCGGCCACCCCGGCCACCGTGCTCGGCACGGCCGAAGACCGCGCCGCCACGGCGGAGGCCGACGACCGGACCACCGCCCTGCTGCTCGGCCTGACCAACCTGGCCGCCCCGGGCGTGCTCAGCCCCGAACAGGCCGAGGCGCTGGCCTCCTCCGTGCAGGGCGACCGCATCCACCAGCCGGCCGACCCGTACGCCGTGGCAACGGACGCGATGGCCTACGCGGTACTCCGGGTCAAGGACGCCTTCCTCGCCCAGGACCCGGAGCGGCTGGCCGACGCGATCGGCCAACTCGCCCGCAGCGGGGAGCGGGTGAGCCCCACCGACCACGTGTACCCGTACCTCGCCCTGATCGGCCCGAGCCTGCTCTCCTTCTCCCCCATGCTCCGCGGCAACCTCCGGGACCAGCGCGAGGCGGAACGTCAACTCGAGGACTTGAAAGCCCACGTGGCGGAACGTGCGGGAGGGGCGGACGGACCGTTCCGCGACCTGGTCCAGCTGGCCGCCATCCTGGTCCAGGCCCAGCGGCTGGAGCAGGAGGAGGACGCCACCGGCCTGGAGCGCTGCATAGCCGATCTGCTCGTGCTGCGCGAGCGCGGCCTGCCGGACGAGGCCCGTTCGACCTCCGCCCTGGTGCTCGGCCAGCTGTACCAGGCGCTCGGCCGGCTCCGGCGCGACGCCATGCTGACGGAGACGGGGATGAACCTGATCATGTCCGCCCTGGATGGCATGGCGCCCTTCGCCGAGGCGCTCGGCCTGCGCGAGGCGCTGGACACGAGCGCCACCGCCATCCGGGCCGGCCTGGCCGAGGATCCCGAGCTGCTCCGGCCACTGCTCGGCAGACCGCCCGCCGAGGAGTCGGCCGAGGCTTCCTCGCACACCGCCAGGCTCCGTGCCCTGGCCCGCGCGCTCCAGTCGGCCATGACCGGCGAGTCGGCTGAACTCGACGCCGCGATAGCCGAGTTCGGCCCGATCAGGGAGCAGATGCGGCGGGACGGGCCGGGGTTCGGGGACGCCGATCTGCTCTGGCAGCTGGCCGATCTGCACCGGCGGCGCGGCCGACCCGAGTTGGACGACCACGCGCTGGCCGCGCAGGCCATGGTGGAGTCCTTCGAGGCGCTGGCCACCGGTGTGCTGCTGGAGGCGGAGGCCGAGCACCGACTGCTGGTCGCCCGGGAGGGAGCCTCCCGGGCGCTCCAGGCGGCCTGGTGGGCCGGCTCGCAGGACCAGACCGAACGAGCGATCACCATGTTGGAGCTCGGCCGGTCGATGGTGCTCCAAGCCACCGCCGCCACCGCCGAGTTACCCGAGCTGCTTGACCGGCGTGGCCACCCCGAGCTGGCCGCGGCCCTGCGCCGGGCGGGCGAGGCGCAGGCCGAGCCGGGCCCGGTGCCCAGCCGGCTGCGCCGACAGGTGCTGGCGGCCCTCGGCTACGGCGCGGGCCTGGGCCCGTTCGCCCCCGCCGGGCTGGCCGAGCTCAACGCGGGCCTGCGGCCCTCGGAGGCCGACGCCCTCGTCTACCTGCTGCCGGGCCCGGGCTCCAGCCCGGGGCTGGCCCTGGTGCTCGGCCCCGACCTCGAACCGGGTGTGCTGGCGCTGCCGCTGCTCGCCGCCGACCGGCGCGAGCCGTTGGAGCGCTACCTGACCGTCTCCGCCGAGCGCTCCACACTGCTGGCCGGCGCGGACCAGGCCGGCCTGCCCGCCGTCCAGGAAGCCTGGGAACAGGCGCTCACCGACCTCACCGACTGGGCCTACCCCGCCGTGGTCGGCCCGGTGCTGCACGGCCTGGCCGAGCGCCTGGCCGCCAACCCTTCCCGGCACCGCGACCGCCCCGGCGGCCCCCGGCTGGTGCTGGTGCCTTGCGGCCACCTCGGCGTGGTCCCCTGGCACGCCGCCCGGCTGCCCGCCGCCGCGCCGCACCGGTACGTCTGCGAGATCGCCGTACTCTCGTACGCCGCCTCCGGCCGCGAGTTCCTCCGAGCCGCCGCCCGTGAACGCCCCGCCCCGGGCGCCCGCACCGTGCTGGTCGCCGACCCGGGCCAGTCCCTGCTGCACGCCGAGCACGAGGTGCTGGCGCTCCGCGCGGCCTGCTACCCGGCGGCCGAACTGTACGGCACGTACTTCGAGTTGCCCGACCCACCGGTGGGCCTCGGCACCCCCGAGGAGCTGCTCGCCCTGCTGCCCGGAGCCCCGGCCGAGCCCGCAGTGGTGCCGGGAGCAGGATCGGCATCGGCGCCGGTCGGCGTGCTGCACATCGCCTCGCACGGCACGGCCGCCACCCAGCCGACCGTCTCGGCCCTGCACCTGGCGCCGCCGCCGGGCGGGCCGCCGGAGGCCGGGCGGCTGACGGTGAGCCGGCTGCTGGACCGGCCGACCGGGCCGGGTGCGGCGGCGGGGCCGCTGGTGGTGCTGAGTGCCTGTGAGACGGACCTGAGCACCCGTGACCACGACGAGGCGCTGACCCTGGCCACGGCCTTCCTGGCGGCCGGGGCCAAGGACGTGGTCGGTTCGCGCTGGACCACCCGGGATTCGGCCTCGGCACTGATGATGGCCGTCTTCCACCACCACCTGACGGCCCACGGGCGCAGCCCCGCTGACGCCCTGCAGGCCGCGCAGCGCTGGATGCTCGACCCGGCTCGTACCGCACCACCCGGCCTCGACCCGCAGCTGCTGCGCGAGGTCGGCCGACCGCACTTGGACCGGCTGCCGCTCTGGGCGGCCTTCGTGCACCACGGACACCCCGGGGCCACCCCCGGGCCCGAGAAGGAGGGGGCATGA